The Paenibacillus spongiae nucleotide sequence TGCGCTTCTGCAGCCGCTGCACACGGAAATCCTTAATGAGCGTTACCCAAGCAAGCTTCTTCAGAATCTCCATCGTCCGGAGAAGCTCCAAATCTTCCGCGCCGTCGCGGACGAACGTTACCCGCTTCCAGCCTGTATCCGGATCGTCGATAATGCCCACCTGCGCCGCGAATTGACTGACCCAACGGGCCTTCATCTCCCGGCGCGTACGCGATACTTCCCGGTCGCAGGCAAAATAAATATTTTCCCATTGCTCAAGATACAAGTCGAATACCCGTCGGACCATCGCGGGAATATCGACCTGTTCCCAACCCACATTCCCGTTGCCGTGATCCTCAACAATCTCCTGAACCAGATGCTCCGCAAGCCGGTCATCCTCGAAGAAGCTCCGGTTCATCTGGATCTTGCCTGCCCGGATCCCGTCTTCGATATCATGGGTGGAATAGGCGATGTCGTCGCACAGATCCATCAGCTGGGCTTCCAGCGTGGCGCGTCCTTCGGGCATGGCCCACAGCTCCCGAAGATAGTTGATCCCTTCCCACTCCCGTGGGTAGACGCCCTTCATCCGTCCAGGTTCGCCCAAGCTGAACGGATATTTGTTGATTCCAAGCAGAACCGCGGCTGTCAGATCCAGCCCGCTATCGCTCCCGGCCCGCTTCTCAAGAAACATCAGAATACGGAAGTTCTGGGCATTGCCTTCATAACTCAGCCCATATTGCGAAGAGAGCAGCTTATGGAGTACCTCCTCGCCTTTGTGCCCGAACGGAGGGTGGCCCAGGTCATGCGCCAGCGAAGCGCATTCCACCACCTCCGGCTCGATGACGAGGCCGGGATGCTCCCGCTTCGCGAGGAAAGCCTCCGTCTTGTTCAACCGGCGGGCGACCTCCCGGGCGATCTGGGAAACCTCAATCGAATGGGTCAGCCTCGTCCGGTAATAATCGCCGGTGCCTGCGCCGAAGACTTGCGACTTGCCCTGCATGCGGCGAAAGGCGGGAGACTGGATCAGCCTGGCGTAGTCTTTCTCATATTCATCGCGGTTTTCGCTGGAGTAGACGTTCTCGGTATCAAACAACCGCAATTTGCGTATATTCATGGGCTCTCCCTCCCAGCTTCCGGAATATTGTCAATCTTCGTTATCGATCAGTATACCCTTTTCCTTGCATGCTTCTGCGAGCTTCCGCCGGAACGAATCCTTCAGCTCCCGTCCGATGAAAGCCGCTTCGAATCCGCTGCGGATGACCCCCGCGATATCGCCGATACCGAAGCCGCATTCATCCATCAGCATGCGGTATTCCCGGGTCATCGTCGTACCGGAGACCGTGCGGTTATCCGTATTGACCGTCACGACCAATCCTTGCCGAATATAGTCACGCGCCGGATAATCGTTCCATCCGGATACCGCCTTCGTCTGAATATTGCTGACCGGGCACATCTCGAGCGGAATGCGGCGCTGCTTCACCAGTTCCAGAATGTCCGCGTTCTCCCGCAGACGAACGCCATGTCCGATCCGGCTTGCGCCGAGACGGACAACCGCTTCCTCAATATTCGCCGGGCCTGCCGCTTCTCCGGCATGAATCGTTACCGGCAGCCCCTTCTCGCGGGCCAGCGCGAACAGCCCCCGGAATAACGATGCCGGGTAAGAAGCTTCGTCTCCGGCCAGATCGACGGCGACGACGCCCCGGTCCTTGAACCTGGCTGCAGCTTCTATCGCTGCACGGTTCTCAGGCTCTGCGTGATGCCTCATGCATATAACGATCACGCGGGCCGTAACGCCGAACTGCTCTTCGCCGCGCCTCAAGCCTGCAAGCACACTGCCGATTATCGCATCGAGCGATAGTCCCTGCCCGGTATGAAGCTGAGGTGCGAATCTCACCTCCGTGTAGATGCACTGTTCTTGCGCAGCCTGCTCCACCAATTCGTAAGCGATGCGCTCCAGCGCTTCCGTATCCTGCATGAAGTCCAGCACGAATTGAAATTTACTTAAGTATTCCCGCAAGCTCTCACAATCGTCTTCAACCTTCATATAGGGAAGCAGCGTATCCGCCCGGTCCGCCGGCAGCGTTATGCCCCGGCTTCGCGCGAGTGCCAGAATCGTCTCCGGCTTCACGCTTCCGTCCAGGTGAATGTGGAGATCCGCTTTGGGCAGAGCGGCTAGAAGCTCATGGCGAGCGTAATTGTTATCCATATCTTCCCCTCCGAATGACGACTCATGTTATCTTATTCGCATCGAGCTGCCATTGATCTTACTTAAGGTGTTTGTCCGAATACAAGGCAGCGGATCATGAGAGCAGCTCAACCAAATCCTTATAGAAACGGATAGAGCAGCTGCTTGGCCAGTCCAGCTGGACCGGTAAGCGCTGCTCCATATCCGCCTATGTTATTTTAACCCACACGAGATTTAAAGCATAGACAAAGCCTTCTCCCCTTACAGAAGAGCTTCGATATCGCCCTTAAGATCGGCTGGCTCCACCGTCGACTCGAACCGGTTGACGACATTTCCTTCACGGTCGACAAGGAATTTCGTGAAATTCCATTTGATCGAATTGTCTCCCATCCATTGCGGCATCTTCTCGCGCAAGAAGGCATCCATCTTTTGACCGCCGGGCTGAGTCGTATCGAACCCTTTGAACGGCGCCGCTTCCGTCAAATACTGAAATACCGGATGGGCGGTTTCGTCGCGCACGTCGGTCTTCGCAAACAGCGGGAACGTCACGCCGTAATTGACTTGGCAGAAGCTCTCCACTTCCTCGTTGCTTCCCGGTTCCTGCCCGCCGAATTGATTCGACGGGAAACCGATGATCTCCAGCCCTTGATCGCGATATTGCTCGTACAGCTTCTGCAGGTCGGCATATTGGCGGGTGAAGCCGCACTTGCTTGCCGTATTCAGAATGAGCAGCACCTTGTCTTTGTAATCGGCGAGCGGCTTCGTTTCCCCTTTGATGGTTTGCGCCTCAAAATCGTAAATGGTTGACATTGTTGTGACCTCCTGAAAGTTTTTTGTGTACATAGTGACGGTAGTCGAACAAAAACTGCTTCGTAAGCATAAGCTTAGTTTTTGTGTACATAGTGACGGTAGTCGAACAAAAACATCTTCGTAAGCATAAGTCTAGTTTTAGTGTGCATAGCGACGGTAGTCGAACAAACACTGCTTCGTAAGCATATCGCCCAATTAGCGCTCCGTTTGCTCAGGCTCAGCCTGCTCGTTAATCATAGCGGTCAGCTCATGAAGCTGATCGCGGAGCGCAGCAATCTGGTCGGGCGTCAGCTTCGTCTGCCGGAACACTTGCCCCGGTATGCCTTCTGCACGCTCCCGAAGCGATTGTCCCTTGCTGGTCAGACGAACGATGACGCTGCGCTCGTCCTCCCGGTCCCGTTCGCGCAGAATGAGCCCGGATGCCTCCAGCTTCTTGAGAAGCGGCGTCAGCGTGCCGGAATCCAGATGCAGGCGTTCGCCCAGCGTTTTGACCGCGATGTCATCCTTCTCCCACAGCACGAGCATGGTGACATATTGGGTATAGGTTAATCCAAGCTCATCGAGAAAAGGCCGGTAAAGCTTCGTCACCTCGCGTGCGCAGGCATACAGCGCAAAACAAAGCTGATTATCTAGATGAAGCAAGGCGTTGGATTCCATAGCCACCTCCTGGCCGCATGCCCTTATTTGATTTTACAAAATTATATTTTATACAATATAAATACTAGCAAAGGATAAAAGCCCTGTCAAGATTGTCTGCAGATACGCTGCCCGGACAGCACCCCTCCAATCAATTAAAAAAGTCCCGATGGCATTTCTCGCCGCCAGGACTCTGTTTGAGCAAAGTTATTTATTCACCTTATTACAGCTCTTTTCTCATACAAGCAGCCTTATTCCTTGCCTTAATCCCGTTCCCGCTCCCGCTGAAGCTCATTATATTTGCGCAGCATGACGATCCGCCATACCAGAATCATGCCGAATGCGAGAATGAAGAATAACCCGGCTGTCTGCGGAATGCTGATGTAAGCTTCCAGGACATCGTGCAGCAGAAGCCTTATCACGAACAAAGCTAACAAAATGATAATGAATGCCTTCGACCGCTTCAGCACAATATCATCACCGGAGCGTTCGAGCTTCGAGGTGCGGATGAGCGGATAAGCAAACAGCAGCGCACCGGCTGCGAAGGCTGCCAGCGCCCACAGCCATGGGACCCGCGTCACCGGCACGGCAAACATGAGGAAGCCGGAGGACATCGCAATCGGCGGGATGATGATTTTGCGCATCGAAGTCGGCTGGTTGGAAGCGCGGAGGCGAAGAAAGACAACCGCCGCGCCGGCAAGCAGCGAGAAGAGAATCGATGCGATATGGGACAATTGAAACGATTGCGGGAACAGATGCACACGCCCGCCTCCTTCTTCAGTGGGCCTCCTATCAGCCACGGTTTTCTTAATAAGCGTACTGCAATTATATACCCGGTTTCAAATGGATGCTCTATACGGTATGCATTAGACCGCTATATTATTTCCGCCCTAGCTCTTGCGGCGGTTCCCCGCCCATTCGACGAATAACGCATAGTCATATTCCACTTGATCCGCATACGACAGCGCCCATTGCGCGACAATCGCGCAGAACGTTTCTTCATCTTCGCCCATCGCGAGGACAATCTCATCCTCGCTATGATAAGCAAGCACCCCTTGCCGCACATCGATATCAGCCCGGGCATGCAGCTTAGCGGTCAGCCGGCCCATACTGTCGACCACCGTCTCCAGCGATTCAGCCGTCTCCAGCGATTCGAGCTTGAGCCGCTTCTTGTAGGGCGAACGCTCGCGCACGTAGAAATGCCGGTCACCCATCGATAAGAAGCCGAGGTATTTGTCCGCCTCATGGTGCATCGCCTTCTGGGTCATGACCACCCGTTCCCCTTGATGGCCGTGAGCCGCCCAGAACGAATCGTCATACGGCAGGAAATAAGCGGGAACGGGAACGCGAACCTCTTTGACCTCAAGCACAACATCGTCCAATCCTTCGGCCGCCTCGCCTGCTTCGATCAGCACATAATACCGGTCCAAGCCGATCGACGCCGTGCCTGAACCGTGCTTAACCGCCATGTCTTTGATGTTGAAATGAACGGCCGCCTCCCCGCTGGCTTCTACAGACGCCAAATATTGCGGCCAAGCCTCCATCAGCGCACGGTGCTCCTCTTCCGTGGGCGGCACGATCTCATCCGTCTCCGCGAACTGCCGCTCCTGCTGCATGAGCGCCGTCACCTTCTCCAGAAAATGCTGCTCCTTCCGTTTGCGCAGCTTCTTCAACAGCCTGCGAATCTGTCCTTCCGCGCGGTCTTCATCCATGACGAACGTCGCCGGATTGTCCTTTCGCTTGGCAAAACGGCGTATTTGATCCCTATAGCCTCTCAGAAATGCGCCAATGATTCCTTGCTGCTCCTCCGTCGTCATCATTTTTACACGGCATACGAGCGCGATGCTGACGGACATGCGCAGCAAGTCGTACAAATAGGAGCCCAGATAGCCCTCGTCAAAGTCGTTCACATCATAGACCAGCGCCCCGGATTCGCTGCGAAACGCCCCGAAATTCTCAAAATGAAGGTCGCCTTGAATCCAGGTCGGCCGTTCCGGTCTCGTATGGTACGGGAACCACTCCCGCGTTACGTCGCTATAGAATAAATAAGTGCTTCCCCGAAAGAAAGAGAACGGACTGTCCGCCATCTTGCGGTACTTCTCCGCACGCTTCCGCCGGTCCAACCCCATCAGCTTCCCATCGAATTCGTCAAAAATAACCGTAAGCGTCTGTTTGCGCAGCTTTCGCCTGGTTTGCCGTACGCGTTCCGTCAGGTTCGAGTCCATTCGGATATCGCCTCCTTATGCGTCCAATCCGCTTATTCCGTCATTACCAACGTACATCATAATCCGGACGTTTTCAATTCCTCGAGCCCCAGCTTCGGAAGTCGATGCATATAAAAAGCTGCTGCCGGTAACGTTCGTGACGCTCCGGCCGCAGCTTATGTAGTTCTGTACGGGGATAAGACAGCCAGCCTAAAAATTTGAGCTAGCGATATTGCTTGACCTTCATTTGATCCAGGCTTTTGAAGGTATAGCCCTTGCTTCGGGCATCGTCGATAATTTGCGCCAACGCTTCCGCATTATCCTTGGATACGGAATGCAGCAGCATGACCGCTCCAGGATGGAGCTGCGCCATGACGCTGTCGTAAGCGTACTTGGCACCCTTCTGCGCCTTCGTATCCCAATCCTTGTAGGCAATGGACCAGAAGACGCTAATATACCCCACCTGACGGCTAACCGCAAGCGTTTGCTCGCTGAAGATGCCTCTTGGCGGCCGCAAATAATGCATCTCCTGCTGACCCGTCAATTCCTTCACCGCAAGCTTCACGCGGTCGAGCTCCGATTGAACCCGCTCCGCAGGCAAGGTGGTCATATCCGGATGGCTCCACGAATGATTGCCGACGATATGCCCTTCTGCGACCATCCGCTTGACCAGCTCCGGCTTATCCTTTACATAATGACCCGTAATGAAGAAGGCCGCAGGAACACCCTTGCTCTTCAATATGTCGAGAATAGGCGCCGTGAAGCCATTCTCATAGCCATTGTCAAATGTCAGGTAGAGCTCCTTGTCCGACGTGTCGCCCAGGAAGATGGCACCATGCTTCTTCACAATGTCCATGAAGCCTTCCTCCGCGATAGACGGCAGCTGGCCATTCTTGCTCTTCTTGAAGCCAAAGTGATACGGCTTACCCCCGGAAGCATCCGCGGCTCCATGCCCGATCAGCAAACTGCTGCACAAGAGTACAGCCACTAGCAGTTGAAGGACGCCACGCATGAACGTCAACTCCCCCTTCGCACGATTCGCCCCAACCGTTAATGGTTGGGTTCGGGGTTATATTGCGCCACGCGCGCCATTTTCATGCATTCCGCTCATGTCTTTGCAAGAATCGAACCGGTCCTCCGGGCACTTTAATAGGCATGGCGCTCCGGTAAATACTTTCATACTTGCTGGCAATTGCAAAACCGGTCTTTGTGCCGTGGAGAAGCGCCATGTCGAGCACCAGGAGCTGCGCATGGCTGATGCCTATCCCCGGTCGGCGAACAGGTCCTGATGGATCTTAGCAACCGCCTTGCGAATGGGAATGTCCTCTTCAACTGAGCAGTTGGGCCGGTGAATATCGGTGGGGTACAAGACGACGAACGCACCGGGAACCAGGTCCACGTCAATCTCGCCGCTTACCGCTCCATAGAAGGCAATGTCCTGTGCTGCAAACCGGTCATCCTCCGGCTCCAGCGATGCAGAAAGCTTCGCAACCACCATCCGCTCACGGCCCGTTAGCAGCAGCTGCAGGTCTGTATGTACGAGGTGCGACTCCGGTTTGACATGTTCCTTCGGCTGCGTGGTGACCTCATTGATGAGCAGATACATCCCGGGTTCGCCGAACTCGTGGCGCCCTGCCGGCAGAGCGTCCAGATCCATATCGAGCAGCCGGTCGATCGCGCGGCGTACAGGCGCAGGAAAGGTCGCTTTCTCGTACTCGTAATTGGCCAAATTGCTGTAAATCATTGTTCGTCGCCTCCGATCGCATATTCTTGCAACGTCATTATCGAACAGGCGGTACGGACTGTCAACGACAATAAACAAGGCGCCGTACGGCTTGGCCTGCGGCACCTTGTTTATTGTAAGCTTTAACGATATCCGGTATGCCTCTTTCGTTGATACCGGCTCATCGGATCAAGCAGGCTTATACGAACTCGCTCAGCAGCCTTATTGCTCGGAGCCGGGAGCGATGATCGATTTTACACGGCCGACCTGTCCGCTCTGCAGCCTTACTTTAATGCCATGCGGATGATTGGGCGAATTCGTCAATATATCCTTCACGACGCCTCGCGTCAGCTTCCCCGTCGGCTGATCCTGCTTCAAGACGATATCCACTGTAATACCCGGGCGGATCGACGCCCGCTGTTGTCCATTCGTGCTCATGCCTGGTCTCCTTCTAATCATTCTAGATGATTATAGCGTACCATTAGTAACGGCAAATAGACAAATCACGACTGTATGGTTAAAACGCAGGCCGCCTGCCCAATCGCTTTTATCGACTACATATTAGCGGCATCGCCATCCGTAACCGCGATATAGATCTCAACGACCGCATCTGCCGGATCGGCCGCGCGCCCGTCGTACCGTTCGAAGTCGCCTGTGAATGTACGGGTGCCATTGCCCTCCGCGAACCATGCCCATATCCGTCCCCAAGCTTCGGGAACAACCTTCGCGACCGGTCCGCGTTCTGTCGTGAACACGGCATAGCGAGATGCGGGCAGGTCAATTGTTTTCCACTCCTGGTCAGGCAGTCCGGACGGTTCCGATTCCTCAAGTAGACGATGCCCCAGCAGTATCGTGTACTCACCGCTCGCATCGCTCTCATATTCGGCGTAAAGTCCATACATGTTGGACGGTTCCGCATAACCGCTTAATGCGGAAGTAACGCCCTTGGCATGGAAAGCCCCCCACAGCGCCGGAATTTGCCCGCCCGGTCCCGCTTCTGCGGCATTCGTCGTTCTCCCTGCCAGACCGCATAATTTCATCGCTTCCACTTTCTCATATCGAATATTCATCTGTTATTCCCCTCTCGGCTTGTCCACTTTATTATACGACGACATTACTGACAGCTGTGTGGCAGGGTTCCTGCACATCTCCTAGATTAATCCTTCCGCGATTAACGCTCGCATTGCTTATCGAATCCAGGGTTATATACACCATGGCGGTGACGTATATGAGAAATCGCGATCAGCTTCTCCTCCTGGAAGAAGCCCTCCGCGTCCTCGATGGACATCCCCAGCACATCGTTATTCGACTTGTCCTTGCTGCTTGTGCACAGCATGTTGATTAGCTCCGCCTCTCTCGCTACATCGCCTGTTGACAGATTTAATGAGAATGAATATCATTGAGAAAGGAAAGTGCAGACCACACCCGGAAAGGTCGGTACGAGCGGATGAAGAAAATCAAATATTGCTGCCGGAATTTCAGAAGGCATGGCTCGAAGGCCGTATACAAAACGATCAAGGATGAATACCCCGATCTCAAGCAGAAGAAGAAGGACTGCCTAGGCAATTGCAAGCTATGCGTCAAGCAGTGCATCGTCATGATCGGCAAGAAAGAGGTCATCGTCGCACCGACTGCCGACATGCTGGTTGAGGAATTAAAGAAGCGAATAGGCTAAAATCATCCAATTGTGATACACTATAGAGACTGATGTCCAGCCGCTCGCAGCCGTTGCCATGCATCCTGCGCAGGGGCTTGTCTGCCGTTAGAACCGATGAAAGGTGCGTGAGGCCCATGATGAACGATAAGCTCAGTCAGGCTCTGAACGATCAATTGAATTTCGAATTTTACTCCGCCCAAGTTTATTTGGCCATAGCCGCGTACTGCTCGGGAGAAAGCTTGGACGGGTTCGCGAATTTCTTCATCGTCCAGGCCGAGGAAGAACGGTTTCATGCCATGAGAATTTACAAGTACCTGAACGACCGGGGAAAACGCGTCTACTTGCAAGGCATGGATACCCCTAAGAACGAATACAAGTCGATTCTGGAAGCGTTCGAGCACGCTTATGAGCATGAGCAGATCGTAACGCGCCGCATTTACGATCTGTCCGATATTGCGATGAACGACCGCGAGCATGCGACCATTCAATTTCTGAAATGGTTTATCGATGAGCAGGTTGAAGAAGAGTCTATGTTCGACAGCATCATTAACAAGCTGAAGCGGATCGACCAGGACAGCAACGCCTTCTTCATGCTCGATAACGAGTTCGCGCAGCGCGTATTTACGCCTCCTGCGGTGTAATAGCCTTATAAATCAGAAAAAGGACGGTCTCCGCGGAGACCGTCCTTTCTTCTTTATTATTGTTCCGTAGACTGGGATGAATCCAGCCAGTTGATCAAACCATCGAAAAATATTGCCGATAATTGGATCTTTCTTCGTCCATTGATTCTCATTTCATATCGCCTACTCCCTATACTCCCTCCTACAAAAACCAACTAAATACAATTAATTAAAATAAATAACACAATCTTTACTTGGATTTTACACCCCATTTACACTTATCCCCTACACTATGAATGTCTGAACCGGGTCAACACAAGCAAAGCCAACGAAACACATGTTTATCCATTTTGCTACGTTAGGAGATTGGCCATGAATCGAGAGGGACTGACCATACGAAATGTCCGAAAGTCGTTTGGATCCTTTCAAGCGTTAAATAACATTGCTATCGACATTCCAAAAGGCAAATTCACTTGCTTGCTCGGCCCGAGCGGATGCGGCAAAACGACTCTTCTGCGCATTATTTCCGGCTTGGAACGGCCGGACTCCGGAACGGTGCTGCTCGGAGGACGCGACATCACGATGCTTCCCGCGGCCAAACGAAACTTCGGCATTGTATTTCAATCCTACGCGCTGTTCCCGAATTTGACGGTTGCCGCCAATATCGCGTATGGGCTGAAAGGAAAAATGCCTCGCCGGGACGTGGAGGCAAAGCTCGATGAGATGCTGCGGCTGATCGACCTGGAAGGTATCCGCGATCGTTATCCTTCGCAGCTGTCAGGCGGCCAGCAGCAGCGCGTCGCATTAGCCCGCGCCGTGGCCATGTCGCCGGAGGTGCTGCTGCTGGACGAACCGCTGTCCGCGCTTGATGCGAAGGTGCGCGTCAAGCTTCGGGAAGAGCTTTGTCTGCTGCAGCAGCGCCTTGGGATCACGACCGTCATGGTGACTCACGATCAGGAGGAAGCGCTCACGATGGCGGATCGGATCATCGTCATGGATCACGGCCTCGTGGTGCAAACCGGTACGCCTCAGGAGGTATACGACCGGCCGAGCACGCCTTTCGTCGCCGATTTCATCGGAGCGATCAACTTCTTCCCCGAACATGCAGCGGATAAGCAGCTCTATGCCATGCGCCCGGAACATATCATTATCGCACCTGACGGAGCAGTGGACACTGCGGACGGTTCCCGATCGTTCCGCGCCATCATCCAGCACATTGAGTTTCGCGGTTCATTCTACCGGATCAGCCTGCTTCCGATAAGCGATCATGGCGGCAAGGCAGCCTCGGCGGTTACGGTCGATGTATCGGCGCAAGCTGCTCAGCAGCACGACCTGAGACGCAATACCGTCATGACGCTGCAGCTTCCGGCCGACCGTCTGCTGCAATATCCGGTTGAAGCAGACGGGGCGTATGCCGAGGCTCGCCTATGATAAAAACCGATAACGCAGCGCGGATCGATTCTCAGCCCGAACAGCCGCCGAATCATCACGGACCCGCGCCGGGCGGCAGGCTCCAGAGCTCCTTAGCGCGATTCCGGCGCACTTGGGGCACAGCCGAATGGATACAAGCCGCAGCACTGCTGGCCATGCTCATATCGCTCGCCGTCCTGATCATTTTGCCGCTCATTGCCATTTTCAAACAAGCTTTTCTGACCGTTGACGGCAGCTATGCGGGTCTTGCTTATTTTCGAGCCTATCTCGAATCCCCGGCTCTGCTGCAGTCGCTTCAAAATACGGTTTTCGTCTCGTTCATGACAACGGTCATTGCCGTACCGCTGGCGTTTCTGCTGGCTTACGCGCTGGCCCGTACCGACATTCGCGGCAAATCGCTGTACAAAGCAGCGGCACTGCTGCCATTGTTCGCACCGACGATGATGCACGGTATCGGACTGACTTATTTATTCGGCCATCAAGGACTCATCTCCACCGGTTTCTTCGGCTGGCTGCCTTTTGAGATGCGGATTCCCCTATACGGACCGGTCGGCATCATTATTTCAGAGGTTATCTACACGTTCCCGCAAGCATTTCTGATCTTGTCAGCCGCGTTGTCCATCAGTGACTACCGGCTGTATGAGGCTGCTGAAACGCTTGGGGCGAGCAAATGGAAGAAGCTGTTCACCGTAACGCTGCCTTCCGTCAAATATGCGCTTATGAGCGCCATTATTGTCTGCGCCACGCTAAGCTTTACCGATTTCGGCGCTCCCAAGGTGGTAGGCGGGCAGTTCAACGTACTGGCAACGGATATTTTCAAGCAGGTCGTCGGTCAGCAAAATATGGCCTTGGGAGCCGTCGTCAGCATCGTGCTTACCCTCCCGGCCGTCGTTGCATTCATTATCGACCGGGTCGTCACGCGCAGGCAGCAAGCGTACGTCACATCCAGATCGACGCCTTATATTGTAAGGCCTCACCGGACGCGCAACGTCATGGCCCATACGTATGCGGGAATGATTGCGCTGGCGATGCTGGTCTTGCTCGCAGCGGTTGTCACCGCGTCGTTAGTGAAGGTGTGGCCGTACCAGATGACCCTCTCCTGGGACAACTATAAATTTACCGATTCAGCCGCAGGCGGCTTCGCGCCATTCTGGAACAGCTTGCGAATGGCTGCGTTAACCGCCGTCATCGGTACGTTAGTCACCTTTATATTCGCGTACTTGATTGAACATATCCGCATCCTGCCGTTCTTGCGGCAAACCGGTTATTTTCTCTCTATCGTGCCGCTGGCTCTGCCAGGTCTTGTCATCGGTTTGGCTTATATTTTCTTCTTCAACGACCCCGGCAATCCGCTCAACGTCATTTACGGAACGATGAGTATTCTCGTGCTGGCGAATATCGCCCACTTTTACTCCGTTCCCTTCATGACCGCAACAACGTCGCTGAAAATGATGGACAAAGAATTCGAGAACGTCTCCTTGTCGATGAACGTTTCCCGGATTCGTTCATTCATGCGGATTACACTGCCTCTTTCGCTGCCGGCGATTATGGAGATGGCCATCTATTTCTTTATCAATGCCATGGTAACGGTATCTGCGGTCATTTTTCTGTACGGCGCGGATTTGAAGCCTGCGTCCATCGCCATCGTCAGTATGGACGATGCCGGAGACACCGCTCAAGCGGCGGCCATGTCCGTGTTGATTATCTTCACGAACCTGATCGTC carries:
- a CDS encoding deoxyguanosinetriphosphate triphosphohydrolase family protein — encoded protein: MNIRKLRLFDTENVYSSENRDEYEKDYARLIQSPAFRRMQGKSQVFGAGTGDYYRTRLTHSIEVSQIAREVARRLNKTEAFLAKREHPGLVIEPEVVECASLAHDLGHPPFGHKGEEVLHKLLSSQYGLSYEGNAQNFRILMFLEKRAGSDSGLDLTAAVLLGINKYPFSLGEPGRMKGVYPREWEGINYLRELWAMPEGRATLEAQLMDLCDDIAYSTHDIEDGIRAGKIQMNRSFFEDDRLAEHLVQEIVEDHGNGNVGWEQVDIPAMVRRVFDLYLEQWENIYFACDREVSRTRREMKARWVSQFAAQVGIIDDPDTGWKRVTFVRDGAEDLELLRTMEILKKLAWVTLIKDFRVQRLQKRSEIMLQRLWESFKEETTGRLIIPPDWIESYERQRQSWPWPRLVADYVSGMTDTYAEKVYGELFASRSGSIYERD
- the add gene encoding adenosine deaminase; amino-acid sequence: MDNNYARHELLAALPKADLHIHLDGSVKPETILALARSRGITLPADRADTLLPYMKVEDDCESLREYLSKFQFVLDFMQDTEALERIAYELVEQAAQEQCIYTEVRFAPQLHTGQGLSLDAIIGSVLAGLRRGEEQFGVTARVIVICMRHHAEPENRAAIEAAARFKDRGVVAVDLAGDEASYPASLFRGLFALAREKGLPVTIHAGEAAGPANIEEAVVRLGASRIGHGVRLRENADILELVKQRRIPLEMCPVSNIQTKAVSGWNDYPARDYIRQGLVVTVNTDNRTVSGTTMTREYRMLMDECGFGIGDIAGVIRSGFEAAFIGRELKDSFRRKLAEACKEKGILIDNED
- a CDS encoding glutathione peroxidase: MSTIYDFEAQTIKGETKPLADYKDKVLLILNTASKCGFTRQYADLQKLYEQYRDQGLEIIGFPSNQFGGQEPGSNEEVESFCQVNYGVTFPLFAKTDVRDETAHPVFQYLTEAAPFKGFDTTQPGGQKMDAFLREKMPQWMGDNSIKWNFTKFLVDREGNVVNRFESTVEPADLKGDIEALL
- a CDS encoding MarR family winged helix-turn-helix transcriptional regulator, whose product is MESNALLHLDNQLCFALYACAREVTKLYRPFLDELGLTYTQYVTMLVLWEKDDIAVKTLGERLHLDSGTLTPLLKKLEASGLILRERDREDERSVIVRLTSKGQSLRERAEGIPGQVFRQTKLTPDQIAALRDQLHELTAMINEQAEPEQTER
- a CDS encoding CcdC family protein, with the translated sequence MHLFPQSFQLSHIASILFSLLAGAAVVFLRLRASNQPTSMRKIIIPPIAMSSGFLMFAVPVTRVPWLWALAAFAAGALLFAYPLIRTSKLERSGDDIVLKRSKAFIIILLALFVIRLLLHDVLEAYISIPQTAGLFFILAFGMILVWRIVMLRKYNELQRERERD
- a CDS encoding DUF2252 domain-containing protein, which codes for MDSNLTERVRQTRRKLRKQTLTVIFDEFDGKLMGLDRRKRAEKYRKMADSPFSFFRGSTYLFYSDVTREWFPYHTRPERPTWIQGDLHFENFGAFRSESGALVYDVNDFDEGYLGSYLYDLLRMSVSIALVCRVKMMTTEEQQGIIGAFLRGYRDQIRRFAKRKDNPATFVMDEDRAEGQIRRLLKKLRKRKEQHFLEKVTALMQQERQFAETDEIVPPTEEEHRALMEAWPQYLASVEASGEAAVHFNIKDMAVKHGSGTASIGLDRYYVLIEAGEAAEGLDDVVLEVKEVRVPVPAYFLPYDDSFWAAHGHQGERVVMTQKAMHHEADKYLGFLSMGDRHFYVRERSPYKKRLKLESLETAESLETVVDSMGRLTAKLHARADIDVRQGVLAYHSEDEIVLAMGEDEETFCAIVAQWALSYADQVEYDYALFVEWAGNRRKS
- the pdaA gene encoding delta-lactam-biosynthetic de-N-acetylase produces the protein MRGVLQLLVAVLLCSSLLIGHGAADASGGKPYHFGFKKSKNGQLPSIAEEGFMDIVKKHGAIFLGDTSDKELYLTFDNGYENGFTAPILDILKSKGVPAAFFITGHYVKDKPELVKRMVAEGHIVGNHSWSHPDMTTLPAERVQSELDRVKLAVKELTGQQEMHYLRPPRGIFSEQTLAVSRQVGYISVFWSIAYKDWDTKAQKGAKYAYDSVMAQLHPGAVMLLHSVSKDNAEALAQIIDDARSKGYTFKSLDQMKVKQYR
- a CDS encoding YhcH/YjgK/YiaL family protein; the encoded protein is MIYSNLANYEYEKATFPAPVRRAIDRLLDMDLDALPAGRHEFGEPGMYLLINEVTTQPKEHVKPESHLVHTDLQLLLTGRERMVVAKLSASLEPEDDRFAAQDIAFYGAVSGEIDVDLVPGAFVVLYPTDIHRPNCSVEEDIPIRKAVAKIHQDLFADRG
- a CDS encoding YwbE family protein yields the protein MSTNGQQRASIRPGITVDIVLKQDQPTGKLTRGVVKDILTNSPNHPHGIKVRLQSGQVGRVKSIIAPGSEQ
- a CDS encoding GyrI-like domain-containing protein; this translates as MNIRYEKVEAMKLCGLAGRTTNAAEAGPGGQIPALWGAFHAKGVTSALSGYAEPSNMYGLYAEYESDASGEYTILLGHRLLEESEPSGLPDQEWKTIDLPASRYAVFTTERGPVAKVVPEAWGRIWAWFAEGNGTRTFTGDFERYDGRAADPADAVVEIYIAVTDGDAANM